The following are encoded in a window of Primulina eburnea isolate SZY01 chromosome 4, ASM2296580v1, whole genome shotgun sequence genomic DNA:
- the LOC140829809 gene encoding uncharacterized protein isoform X1 codes for MSCKYIYSHVVRLLNESDTICIEFEDAMFGHTKSIWLLREDIVRFMEKREIGARQILVYMGHLYKDLKKKDKADYFSFVDPGNIPTCPIGTDGRDLSQHIADQLEAVCRDSICLIPYNTWYHWILTIVNEDKNMIYLLDSTSNRNRDDTWKTIVTNGVKMYNASKGISKGPGFKVLTGNLKQSGSVECGYCVMRYMKEIVDCDDPHLEKMFAGCIKNQFYTQCQYDEVRSEWSEFVYSYVGA; via the exons ATGTCGTGCAAGTATATCTACTCTCATGTTGTTCGATTGCTGAATGAATCGGATACCATATGCATTGAGTTTGAGGACGCTATGTTTGGACATACTAAAAGCATATGGTTGCTGAGAGAAGATATCGTACGCTTTATGGAGAAGAGGGAGATAGGTGCCAGACAAATTTTAGTTTACATGGG TCACCTCTACaaagatttgaagaaaaaagaCAAGGCTGATTATTTTTCGTTTGTGGATCCCGGTAATATACCTACATGCCCGATTGGCACAGATGGCCGTGACTTATCACAACATATTGCTGACCAGTTGGAAGCAGTGTGTAGAGATAGCATCTGCCTCATCCCATACAACACTTG GTACCATTGGATCTTGACAATCGTCAACGAAGATAagaatatgatatatttattggaTTCTACGTCCAACAGGAACCGAGATGATACATGGAAAACTATTGTGACAAA TGGGGTGAAGATGTACAATGCCTCCAAGGGTATTTCTAAAGGGCCGGGTTTTAAAGTATTGACG GGTAATCTGAAACAAAGTGGTTCGGTTGAGTGTGGATATTGTGTGATGAGGTACATGAAAGAGATAGTCGATTGCGATGATCCACACTTGGAGAAGATG tttgcaGGATGCATCAAGAACCAATTTTACACCCAATGTCAATATGACGAGGTCAGAAGTGAATGGAGTGAATTTGTTTACTCCTATGTAGGTGCTTAG
- the LOC140829809 gene encoding uncharacterized protein isoform X2 encodes MSCKYIYSHVVRLLNESDTICIEFEDAMFGHTKSIWLLREDIVRFMEKREIGARQILVYMGHLYKDLKKKDKADYFSFVDPGNIPTCPIGTDGRDLSQHIADQLEAVCRDSICLIPYNTWNRDDTWKTIVTNGVKMYNASKGISKGPGFKVLTGNLKQSGSVECGYCVMRYMKEIVDCDDPHLEKMFAGCIKNQFYTQCQYDEVRSEWSEFVYSYVGA; translated from the exons ATGTCGTGCAAGTATATCTACTCTCATGTTGTTCGATTGCTGAATGAATCGGATACCATATGCATTGAGTTTGAGGACGCTATGTTTGGACATACTAAAAGCATATGGTTGCTGAGAGAAGATATCGTACGCTTTATGGAGAAGAGGGAGATAGGTGCCAGACAAATTTTAGTTTACATGGG TCACCTCTACaaagatttgaagaaaaaagaCAAGGCTGATTATTTTTCGTTTGTGGATCCCGGTAATATACCTACATGCCCGATTGGCACAGATGGCCGTGACTTATCACAACATATTGCTGACCAGTTGGAAGCAGTGTGTAGAGATAGCATCTGCCTCATCCCATACAACACTTG GAACCGAGATGATACATGGAAAACTATTGTGACAAA TGGGGTGAAGATGTACAATGCCTCCAAGGGTATTTCTAAAGGGCCGGGTTTTAAAGTATTGACG GGTAATCTGAAACAAAGTGGTTCGGTTGAGTGTGGATATTGTGTGATGAGGTACATGAAAGAGATAGTCGATTGCGATGATCCACACTTGGAGAAGATG tttgcaGGATGCATCAAGAACCAATTTTACACCCAATGTCAATATGACGAGGTCAGAAGTGAATGGAGTGAATTTGTTTACTCCTATGTAGGTGCTTAG